From the genome of Cognaticolwellia beringensis, one region includes:
- a CDS encoding sensor domain-containing diguanylate cyclase has protein sequence MAIAPIKTALPLDEEIVEAKSSQSRLIILALALGLFGAALNSYPIELAYSVSLVIGNLAFIIAAAYLRPALTLLCALICVAPLLVLWGHPFGFLTFGCEALFISYMRGRGWYLPTADFLYWLIIGMPMTAVIIWLNTSESQEYLLFSLFKQSINAVFYTALGVIFIFVFSDKLNGWVKSQQPKLMKNLKQYLHYILWIMSAFFVIGVCLFLSRNLNEIQQQQIEDKIDISSQYLGRIVESYVDDHTKAVAQIANELSAIEPSRYNDALVKIHQLYPGFITMLVTNQEANIVASSPRILMKDIPQSGVSVADRSYFTEAFFNQSVYVSPVFLGRGFGADPIIAISAPIYVKNNNEPAGVVEGSLNLNLFEKVNSYAANDREIDVVLTDGNDNVIYAESSLGLSQLSKFNFTFNQHTNSNNFMIIESNGSNNIRYLYRQVTLNNGWKIFVLIEHKQILKLIEQQYLTIFISLFLIFMLVVLLANQFANTLNKPLVFALNELAHGDGKTGYKAIPYDAPTEFLTLYDELQQSKEKLLKQQFILEEKVSKRTKDLNKANKALKELANIDSLTGLYNRRYLEDKFSELQAILSRNNAAMVVAMLDLDHFKKLNDEYGHLIGDNCLAYISGVMKRKFDRRSDIVARFGGEEFIIVTQSDDQNGVIQKLEEFREELAQHSFPHLSHQFVGITISIGVVTANAKFSADIDDWISLADEQLYQAKHNGRNQLASNILTNVSKD, from the coding sequence ATGGCTATTGCGCCTATTAAGACTGCATTACCGCTTGACGAAGAAATCGTTGAAGCCAAATCTAGCCAATCCCGCCTCATCATATTAGCCTTAGCGTTAGGTTTATTTGGCGCAGCGCTCAATAGTTATCCTATTGAACTTGCCTACAGTGTTTCATTAGTTATCGGAAATCTGGCTTTTATTATTGCCGCTGCTTATCTTCGACCTGCACTAACATTACTCTGTGCTTTGATTTGTGTCGCGCCGCTGTTGGTTCTTTGGGGCCATCCTTTTGGTTTTTTAACCTTCGGTTGTGAAGCACTTTTTATCTCTTACATGCGCGGGAGAGGCTGGTATTTACCTACGGCTGATTTTTTATATTGGCTTATTATAGGTATGCCAATGACCGCGGTGATAATCTGGCTTAATACATCAGAGTCACAAGAGTATTTACTGTTCTCTTTGTTTAAGCAGAGTATTAATGCGGTTTTTTATACTGCTCTAGGTGTCATCTTTATTTTTGTCTTCAGTGATAAATTGAACGGCTGGGTAAAGTCACAACAACCAAAGCTAATGAAAAACCTAAAGCAATACTTACACTATATTCTATGGATAATGTCGGCTTTTTTTGTCATCGGTGTTTGTTTGTTTTTAAGCCGTAACTTAAATGAGATACAACAGCAACAAATTGAAGATAAAATCGATATTAGTAGTCAATATTTAGGTCGAATTGTAGAAAGTTATGTTGATGATCACACAAAAGCCGTTGCGCAAATTGCTAATGAACTCTCTGCTATTGAGCCCAGCCGCTATAATGACGCCTTAGTTAAAATTCATCAGTTGTATCCAGGTTTTATAACTATGTTGGTGACGAATCAAGAGGCAAATATTGTAGCCTCTTCCCCGCGAATTTTAATGAAAGATATACCCCAAAGTGGCGTAAGTGTTGCTGACCGCTCTTATTTTACCGAAGCATTTTTTAATCAATCGGTTTATGTCTCGCCCGTTTTCCTCGGGAGAGGATTCGGCGCAGATCCTATTATTGCCATCAGTGCTCCAATTTATGTCAAAAATAATAATGAGCCGGCTGGCGTTGTCGAAGGGTCCTTAAATCTTAACTTGTTTGAAAAAGTTAATAGTTATGCAGCGAACGATCGAGAGATTGATGTCGTTTTAACTGATGGTAATGACAATGTAATATATGCTGAATCTAGCTTAGGCTTATCTCAATTATCGAAATTTAATTTCACTTTTAATCAACATACTAACTCAAATAATTTCATGATAATTGAGAGTAATGGCTCAAATAACATACGTTACTTATACCGCCAAGTAACCTTGAATAATGGTTGGAAAATATTTGTTTTGATTGAACATAAGCAAATTTTAAAGTTAATTGAACAACAATACTTGACCATTTTTATCTCGTTATTTTTAATTTTTATGTTGGTGGTTTTATTAGCAAATCAATTTGCTAATACATTAAATAAACCTTTAGTATTTGCTTTAAATGAGCTTGCTCATGGTGATGGTAAAACAGGCTACAAAGCCATTCCTTATGATGCCCCAACTGAATTTTTGACGTTATATGATGAATTACAGCAGTCGAAAGAAAAGCTATTAAAACAGCAGTTTATTTTAGAGGAAAAAGTTAGCAAGCGCACTAAAGACCTAAATAAAGCCAATAAAGCGCTGAAAGAATTAGCCAATATAGATAGCTTAACAGGCCTATATAATCGCCGATATTTAGAAGATAAATTTAGTGAACTCCAAGCCATATTGTCGAGGAATAATGCTGCCATGGTGGTTGCTATGCTAGATCTTGACCACTTTAAAAAATTGAATGATGAATACGGCCATTTAATTGGTGATAACTGTTTAGCGTATATTAGTGGTGTTATGAAACGTAAATTTGATCGCCGCAGTGATATTGTTGCTCGCTTTGGCGGCGAAGAGTTTATTATTGTTACACAATCGGATGATCAAAACGGTGTAATACAAAAACTCGAAGAGTTTCGTGAAGAATTAGCACAGCATAGCTTCCCGCACCTATCTCATCAATTTGTCGGTATTACTATTTCTATTGGTGTGGTAACCGCTAACGCTAAGTTTTCTGCAGATATTGATGACTGGATCAGTCTTGCGGACGAGCAACTCTATCAGGCGAAGCACAATGGTCGTAATCAATTAGCGAGTAATATTTTAACGAATGTAAGCAAGGATTAA
- a CDS encoding beta-ketoacyl synthase, translating to MTALPIIVGMGGINAAGRTSFHQGFRRIVIDKLNAEARQETFVGLATLMNLLTSQDGNLVDAEGNVVDKSDVEQRFGEEILAGTLIRKIEHEHFNPDATPWQQKLTMDTGDNGISFETRARDLPSPLPRSWKITELEDKRVRVEIAGEIEVKHDSTRDNPIKAAGQFPTGFKPASLYNSRYQPRGLQATIFGAADAIHSTGYSWNEIVDRISPDEIGTYSASVFGQTQAEGFGGMMQSRQQGERVSTKNLALGLNTMSTDFINAYVTGSVGTTFTSTGACATFLYNLKAAVQDIQAGRIRLAIVGSNDCAVTPEVVEGFGNMSALANEEGLKKIDGNGVADHRRTSRPFGNNCGFTIGEAAQFIVIMDDALTLELGANVLGSVADVFTNADGIKKSITAPGPGNYITMAKSVALAKSIVGAEAVQQRSFILAHGSSTPQNRVTESLIYDRVARSFDINNWPVAAPKAFVGHTIGPASGDQVAMALGVFAHNIMPGITTIDKVADDVYNERLNIATEHWYCDNMDVAFINSKGFGGNNATATLFSPAVTLAMMEKRHGSHAMESYHDKAKVVEQARIKYQTQADNGDFQIIYRFGDGTLMDDDVTITDEDISVTGFANKIVLPVKNPFADMV from the coding sequence ATGACTGCGTTACCGATTATAGTTGGCATGGGTGGCATTAATGCTGCTGGTAGAACATCATTTCATCAAGGCTTTCGCCGCATTGTTATTGATAAATTAAATGCTGAAGCTCGGCAAGAAACTTTTGTCGGCTTAGCAACGTTAATGAACTTATTAACTAGCCAAGATGGCAATCTAGTTGACGCTGAAGGTAATGTTGTTGATAAGTCTGACGTTGAACAACGTTTTGGCGAAGAAATTTTAGCCGGAACATTGATCCGTAAGATTGAACATGAACACTTTAATCCTGATGCCACGCCATGGCAGCAAAAACTCACCATGGATACCGGCGATAACGGAATTAGTTTTGAAACCCGTGCTCGTGATTTACCGAGCCCATTACCTCGTTCATGGAAAATTACCGAATTAGAAGATAAACGCGTTCGTGTAGAAATTGCCGGTGAAATTGAAGTTAAACATGACTCAACTCGTGATAACCCAATAAAAGCTGCAGGACAATTCCCCACCGGCTTCAAACCCGCGAGTTTATATAATAGCCGCTATCAGCCACGTGGTTTGCAAGCCACTATTTTTGGCGCAGCAGACGCTATTCACTCTACAGGTTATAGCTGGAATGAAATTGTTGACAGAATAAGCCCAGATGAAATTGGCACTTATTCAGCTTCTGTTTTTGGCCAAACCCAAGCAGAAGGTTTTGGTGGCATGATGCAAAGCCGTCAACAAGGCGAGCGTGTATCAACAAAAAATTTAGCGCTAGGTTTAAATACCATGTCGACTGATTTTATCAATGCTTATGTTACGGGCAGTGTAGGCACAACATTTACCTCTACGGGCGCATGTGCCACGTTTCTATATAACTTAAAAGCAGCCGTACAAGATATACAAGCGGGTCGCATTCGTTTGGCGATTGTTGGTAGTAATGATTGTGCTGTTACGCCGGAAGTTGTTGAAGGTTTTGGCAATATGAGTGCATTGGCCAATGAAGAAGGTTTGAAAAAAATTGATGGTAACGGTGTTGCTGATCATCGTCGTACCAGTCGTCCATTCGGTAATAACTGTGGTTTTACTATCGGTGAAGCAGCTCAGTTTATTGTGATAATGGATGATGCCTTAACACTCGAACTTGGTGCTAATGTTTTAGGCTCAGTGGCTGACGTTTTTACCAATGCTGATGGTATTAAAAAGTCGATTACTGCGCCTGGTCCAGGCAATTATATTACGATGGCGAAATCAGTTGCATTGGCTAAATCTATTGTGGGTGCTGAAGCAGTGCAACAACGTAGTTTTATATTGGCCCATGGTTCAAGTACGCCACAAAACCGTGTTACTGAGTCATTAATTTATGACCGTGTCGCAAGAAGTTTTGATATTAACAATTGGCCAGTAGCCGCACCAAAAGCTTTTGTTGGTCACACTATTGGTCCAGCAAGTGGCGATCAAGTAGCGATGGCGCTAGGTGTGTTTGCTCACAATATTATGCCAGGTATAACTACTATTGATAAAGTGGCTGATGACGTTTATAACGAGCGCTTAAATATCGCTACAGAGCATTGGTATTGTGACAACATGGATGTGGCATTTATTAACTCAAAAGGCTTTGGTGGCAATAACGCCACAGCGACTTTATTTTCACCAGCCGTAACTTTGGCGATGATGGAAAAACGTCACGGTAGCCATGCCATGGAAAGTTACCATGATAAAGCGAAGGTTGTAGAACAAGCTAGAATCAAATATCAAACTCAAGCCGATAACGGTGATTTTCAAATTATTTACCGTTTTGGTGACGGTACCTTGATGGATGATGACGTTACCATAACCGATGAAGATATTAGTGTTACTGGTTTCGCCAATAAAATAGTACTACCAGTAAAGAACCCGTTTGCCGATATGGTTTAA
- a CDS encoding GlxA family transcriptional regulator, translating to MRSGVLKAKQKRNKDHQINIALLLYDHMLSTSVSLPVEMLRAGEAVARQENRHAPRLSIEMVAENIKPISTRALIKLLPDTDIDHAQRPDFVFIPSLWRNPRPIIAKQPKMLNWLSNIWSQGSTLIGSGTGVCLMAEAGLLDHHPATTHWHYVEQFKRDYPKVDLKPDFFITQSERTYCAASLNALADIVVHIIFQIYGQNAAQQVERNFSHEIRKPYEEQRYLEGGVDRHPDELISQIQFWLKTNLNSEFTLNDIAQQFGISQRSFTRRFKLATGINATQYWQKLKIQTAKELLAASNLSIQEVAFQVGYQDQANFTRLFKSMLNITPKAYRAMVRKKLFSND from the coding sequence ATGAGATCAGGTGTGCTAAAAGCAAAACAAAAACGCAATAAAGACCATCAAATTAACATAGCCTTGTTGCTCTATGATCATATGCTATCAACCAGTGTTAGCTTACCCGTTGAAATGTTGCGTGCTGGTGAAGCTGTAGCGCGGCAAGAAAATCGCCATGCACCACGCTTGTCGATTGAAATGGTTGCTGAAAATATTAAGCCAATATCTACTCGCGCGCTAATTAAATTGCTGCCAGATACAGATATTGACCATGCACAGCGGCCCGACTTTGTTTTTATTCCAAGTTTATGGCGCAACCCTAGACCGATAATTGCGAAACAACCGAAAATGTTAAACTGGCTCAGTAATATTTGGTCACAAGGCTCAACCTTAATTGGCAGTGGCACCGGGGTTTGCTTAATGGCTGAAGCGGGACTTTTAGACCATCACCCCGCCACAACACATTGGCATTATGTCGAGCAGTTTAAACGTGATTACCCTAAAGTAGATTTAAAACCAGACTTTTTTATCACGCAATCTGAACGCACCTATTGTGCTGCTAGCTTAAATGCCCTAGCAGACATTGTTGTGCATATTATTTTTCAAATTTATGGCCAAAACGCTGCTCAACAGGTAGAACGTAACTTCTCTCATGAAATAAGAAAGCCTTACGAGGAACAACGCTACTTAGAAGGTGGGGTCGATCGACATCCCGACGAATTAATTAGCCAAATTCAATTTTGGCTGAAAACGAACTTAAATTCTGAATTTACCTTAAATGATATTGCCCAGCAGTTTGGTATTAGTCAGCGCTCATTTACCCGCAGGTTCAAACTAGCGACAGGCATTAACGCTACGCAATATTGGCAAAAATTAAAGATACAAACAGCAAAGGAATTATTAGCGGCGAGTAATTTATCAATTCAAGAAGTGGCTTTTCAAGTGGGCTATCAAGACCAAGCAAACTTTACTCGGCTATTTAAAAGCATGCTAAATATAACGCCAAAAGCTTATCGAGCTATGGTAAGAAAAAAGTTATTTAGCAACGATTAA
- a CDS encoding ArsR/SmtB family transcription factor, which yields MADLAAIDINDMRENAAQAADLLKAMSNQNRLLILCHLGEKEMSVNELNNFVDLSQSSLSQHLARLRQDNLVKTRRESQTIFYSIANPSVVKLISFLHSEFCEKSL from the coding sequence ATGGCTGATTTAGCAGCAATTGATATAAACGACATGCGAGAGAATGCGGCACAGGCAGCCGACTTATTGAAAGCGATGAGTAATCAAAATCGATTATTGATTTTATGTCATTTAGGTGAGAAAGAAATGTCGGTCAATGAACTGAATAACTTTGTCGATTTAAGTCAATCAAGCTTATCGCAGCATTTAGCGAGATTACGCCAAGATAATTTAGTAAAAACGCGTCGTGAATCTCAAACTATATTTTACAGTATCGCGAATCCTTCAGTGGTAAAGTTAATTAGCTTTTTACACAGTGAGTTTTGTGAAAAATCTTTATAA
- a CDS encoding efflux RND transporter permease subunit, whose protein sequence is MNYQRILNFAIEKPKVIYSIVLLITLLSLAMLPQIVIDTDPENMLSREDPARIFHNQIKTDFLMRDMIVVGLVSKNSIFIPETLNIVEQLTNNILQLEGVISQDLMSLNVVDNISQITDQQGVNQGVLFEYLMREAPTTLQASQEIQQAVKRLPMLNNTLVSGDNKAVAIYVPIIAKDQSYAIAEQIRALAANITAVTQKDLAFHITGLPVAEDQFGYEMFVQMAVAAPLAGLAIFLLLWVFFRNIALIIAPMVVAMATVLIIMGSLIGFGFTVHIMSSMIAIFLMPIAVVDSVHILSEFADRFKAGDDASKTIKKVMGHLYKPMLFTSITSAVGFYSLMLTPIPPVKVFGAFIGSGILLAFVLTITYIPSYIARMKPETLAKLQAAIQQMEQKGRLANSLEKLGAFSVKRTKLILIAFIALFAVSLVGVNRIIINDNPINWFKADHEIRIADKVLNEHFAGTYDAWLVFSNNNLQQQDALANFNNILNVANNGATKTAISQTYNQWLNTDKNEKRSFFTQDLLIQLDDFSFNANAQEQPWLEQLYSISEQANNAQKIFTDPAMLNWLVNLQTALVNNGDVGKVNSLTDIISTVNRELNSGDDKDFAIPNSSNGVAQTLLQFQSSHRPQDLWHFVTPDYQRTLLWLQMTSGDNQHMANVVSWVDNYISENPPPIDVQHQWAGKSYLNVVWQDAMVSGMIDSLLSSFVMVFIMMMLLFKSIKYGILAMLPLTFTITMIYGLVGWFGKAYDMPIAVLSALTLGLSIDFAIHFIQRVRELEAEKQSLSAALAAMFQEPSRAITRNAIVIAIGFTPLLLSPLMPYITVGFFLASIMILSALVTLVLLPALLTLLAKRSALKADKKSQHS, encoded by the coding sequence TTGAATTATCAACGCATATTAAACTTCGCTATTGAAAAACCGAAAGTAATCTACAGCATAGTTTTGCTAATAACACTGTTGAGTTTAGCCATGCTACCTCAAATAGTTATCGATACCGATCCTGAGAATATGCTCAGCCGAGAGGATCCAGCACGAATATTTCATAATCAAATAAAAACTGATTTCCTGATGCGCGATATGATTGTCGTAGGTTTGGTCAGCAAAAATAGTATATTCATTCCTGAAACCCTCAATATTGTTGAGCAATTAACTAATAATATCCTTCAACTTGAGGGGGTTATTTCACAAGATTTAATGTCGTTAAATGTTGTTGATAATATAAGTCAGATAACTGACCAGCAAGGCGTTAATCAGGGGGTGCTATTTGAATACCTGATGAGAGAAGCCCCCACTACCTTACAAGCTAGTCAAGAAATTCAGCAAGCGGTAAAACGTTTGCCTATGCTAAATAACACCTTAGTGTCTGGCGACAACAAAGCGGTTGCGATCTATGTGCCGATTATAGCCAAAGACCAAAGTTATGCTATTGCCGAACAAATAAGAGCCTTAGCCGCTAACATAACAGCCGTTACACAAAAAGACTTAGCTTTTCACATCACAGGTTTACCCGTTGCTGAAGACCAGTTTGGCTACGAAATGTTTGTACAGATGGCCGTTGCAGCGCCATTAGCTGGCTTAGCGATATTTCTATTACTTTGGGTTTTCTTTCGAAATATAGCGCTGATCATTGCCCCTATGGTTGTCGCTATGGCAACGGTATTAATCATTATGGGGAGCTTAATTGGCTTTGGCTTTACCGTTCATATTATGTCGTCGATGATCGCGATATTTTTAATGCCGATAGCAGTGGTCGACTCCGTGCATATATTATCGGAATTTGCCGATCGTTTTAAAGCCGGTGACGACGCATCCAAAACCATTAAAAAAGTCATGGGACATTTATACAAGCCTATGCTATTTACCTCAATTACTTCTGCGGTCGGCTTTTACTCCTTAATGTTAACGCCTATTCCGCCAGTAAAAGTGTTTGGCGCTTTTATCGGCAGTGGCATTCTATTAGCCTTTGTCTTAACCATTACTTATATTCCTTCGTATATTGCACGCATGAAGCCTGAAACCTTAGCCAAGTTACAAGCCGCAATACAGCAGATGGAACAAAAAGGCCGATTAGCTAACAGCTTAGAAAAATTAGGCGCGTTTTCCGTAAAACGTACCAAGCTAATCTTAATCGCTTTTATTGCATTGTTTGCAGTCAGTTTAGTGGGTGTAAATCGCATTATCATTAATGACAACCCGATCAATTGGTTCAAAGCCGATCATGAAATTCGTATCGCCGATAAAGTACTTAATGAACATTTTGCCGGTACTTATGACGCATGGCTTGTGTTTAGCAATAACAACCTACAGCAACAAGATGCCTTAGCTAATTTTAATAACATCCTTAATGTGGCAAATAACGGCGCGACGAAAACGGCCATTTCACAAACTTACAATCAATGGCTAAATACCGATAAAAATGAAAAAAGAAGCTTCTTCACGCAAGATTTATTAATCCAACTTGATGACTTTAGCTTTAATGCCAACGCCCAAGAGCAACCTTGGCTCGAACAGCTTTATAGTATTAGCGAGCAAGCCAATAATGCCCAAAAAATATTTACTGACCCTGCCATGCTTAATTGGTTGGTTAATTTACAAACGGCGCTGGTTAATAACGGCGATGTCGGTAAAGTAAATAGCTTGACCGATATTATTAGCACAGTGAATCGTGAGCTTAATTCTGGAGATGATAAAGATTTCGCGATTCCAAATAGTAGTAATGGTGTCGCACAAACCTTGCTGCAATTTCAGTCTTCTCATCGCCCACAAGATTTATGGCACTTTGTGACCCCTGATTACCAACGCACGCTTTTATGGCTACAAATGACTAGCGGTGACAATCAGCACATGGCAAACGTGGTGAGTTGGGTAGACAACTATATCAGTGAAAATCCGCCACCTATCGACGTTCAACATCAATGGGCGGGTAAATCATACCTCAATGTTGTTTGGCAAGACGCGATGGTTAGTGGCATGATTGACAGCTTACTGTCGTCATTTGTCATGGTATTTATCATGATGATGCTACTGTTTAAGTCGATTAAATATGGCATTTTAGCCATGCTACCACTGACCTTTACTATTACGATGATTTACGGACTGGTTGGCTGGTTTGGCAAAGCTTATGATATGCCTATCGCGGTACTCTCCGCTTTAACACTAGGTTTATCAATTGATTTTGCCATACATTTTATTCAACGAGTACGAGAACTTGAAGCTGAAAAACAAAGTCTAAGCGCAGCATTAGCCGCTATGTTTCAAGAACCAAGCCGCGCTATTACTCGTAATGCTATCGTGATTGCGATTGGCTTTACGCCCCTGTTGCTATCGCCGCTTATGCCCTATATCACCGTAGGATTTTTCTTAGCTAGCATCATGATTTTATCGGCATTAGTGACCTTGGTCTTGCTACCCGCTTTACTAACGCTGCTTGCTAAACGCAGCGCTCTTAAAGCCGATAAAAAATCACAGCATTCATAA
- a CDS encoding outer membrane lipoprotein-sorting protein, translated as MTITFTKQMMKASKHSRQVVLTLSLFLASHFNLHAEVAPRLSNENATLNAITNTTTNKVNNIIDQANLASYYAGEDGSAEARMIIVDENGNRQMRQFTILRKDIQDLGDQNMLVFFSQPSNVKDTVFRVEKQLKSDDNRWLFLPALDLVKRISAGDKRTSFVGSHFYYEDVSGRNPNEDNFTLVSEDKNTYTIAAMPKDQQSVEFSRYSVKIDKQNFLPTETIYFDKSDQAIRKMTVLLVQDINGIPTVMKSRITNLRNNSYTEMQFRNVKYNLGLPDNIFSERSMRTPPKAWLD; from the coding sequence ATGACCATTACATTTACCAAGCAAATGATGAAAGCCTCAAAACACAGCCGCCAAGTGGTACTGACGCTGAGCTTATTTTTGGCCAGTCATTTTAATCTGCATGCTGAAGTAGCACCTAGGTTATCCAATGAAAACGCTACTCTGAATGCAATAACAAACACGACAACAAACAAAGTTAACAACATAATCGACCAAGCGAACCTAGCTTCATATTACGCTGGCGAAGATGGTAGTGCTGAAGCACGAATGATTATTGTAGATGAAAACGGTAATCGCCAAATGCGACAATTCACTATATTACGTAAAGATATACAAGATCTTGGCGATCAAAATATGCTGGTATTTTTTTCGCAGCCAAGCAATGTCAAAGACACCGTATTTAGGGTCGAAAAACAACTTAAAAGCGACGATAACCGTTGGTTGTTTTTACCGGCACTCGACCTGGTGAAACGTATTTCTGCTGGGGATAAACGCACCTCTTTTGTTGGTTCGCATTTTTACTATGAAGATGTTTCAGGGCGTAACCCTAATGAAGATAACTTTACTTTAGTAAGCGAAGACAAAAATACGTACACCATTGCCGCCATGCCGAAAGATCAACAAAGCGTTGAATTTAGCCGCTATAGCGTAAAAATTGACAAGCAAAACTTTCTCCCGACAGAAACAATTTATTTTGATAAAAGTGACCAGGCTATTCGTAAAATGACCGTACTACTGGTACAAGACATTAACGGTATTCCAACGGTGATGAAATCTCGCATTACTAATCTACGTAATAATAGCTATACCGAAATGCAATTTCGAAATGTGAAATATAACCTTGGCTTACCCGACAATATCTTCAGTGAGCGCAGTATGCGCACGCCACCGAAAGCTTGGTTAGACTAA
- a CDS encoding DUF2956 family protein: protein MRIAKGTQKKSQTKEQTKLIAQGIEKGISEYKKQQKVKGRERDKQRKKNVASKANAEITETSLVNSQQQQGLSNSKKVAIVLPWLLLMVSWGYFLLAT from the coding sequence ATGCGTATTGCCAAAGGCACGCAAAAAAAATCACAGACTAAAGAGCAAACTAAATTAATTGCTCAAGGTATTGAAAAAGGTATTAGTGAATATAAGAAGCAACAAAAAGTTAAGGGGCGCGAGCGAGATAAGCAACGTAAAAAAAATGTTGCGTCGAAAGCTAATGCTGAAATAACTGAGACTTCATTGGTGAATAGCCAGCAGCAACAAGGTTTAAGCAACAGCAAAAAAGTAGCAATCGTTTTACCTTGGTTGCTGTTAATGGTGAGTTGGGGCTATTTTTTACTGGCTACTTAA
- a CDS encoding dUTP diphosphatase, protein MSTAKNQITQMLSMQNAMNSRVSETWRDNNYEWYRAIWVECAEMLDHHGWKWWKHQEIDVAQVQLELVDIFHFGLSLRLMTGDSIEDITQTLANELTQNSGQQDFKIALEALASAAVTDKAFDALALADCMRLMSMDLDELFRQYVGKNTLNFFRQDHGYKDGSYIKIWNGEEDNEVLANLVTSLDASADDFQQQLYTALEVKYPK, encoded by the coding sequence CTGAGCACCGCAAAAAACCAAATTACCCAAATGTTATCAATGCAAAATGCCATGAATTCACGGGTGAGTGAAACTTGGCGAGATAACAATTATGAATGGTATCGTGCCATTTGGGTTGAGTGTGCAGAAATGCTGGATCACCATGGTTGGAAATGGTGGAAACACCAAGAAATTGACGTTGCACAAGTACAGTTAGAATTAGTGGATATTTTTCATTTTGGCCTAAGTTTACGCTTAATGACTGGTGACTCAATTGAAGATATTACGCAGACTTTAGCCAATGAGTTAACCCAAAACAGTGGTCAGCAAGATTTTAAAATTGCTTTAGAAGCCCTAGCCTCTGCAGCTGTTACCGATAAAGCTTTTGACGCTTTAGCATTGGCAGATTGCATGCGTTTAATGTCGATGGATTTAGATGAACTATTTCGTCAATATGTTGGTAAAAATACCTTAAATTTCTTCCGTCAAGATCACGGTTATAAAGACGGTAGCTACATTAAAATTTGGAATGGCGAAGAAGATAACGAAGTCCTAGCAAATTTAGTTACTAGCCTTGACGCCAGTGCTGACGACTTTCAGCAACAGCTTTATACGGCATTAGAAGTAAAATACCCGAAATAA
- a CDS encoding DUF2726 domain-containing protein: MELILFAMISLIVIVGMLASRLNDNSFPFPFDRKTALFTPAEKNFQNLVEQAMGSRYRIINRVKLADIVSIRNGVSKRAGQTASNNANSKYLDFVICERDSMKLLGVIDLVDTQGKGYKVKKDWFVSGALEAAAIPHIRIKVKPNYTIDEIRACINSRILGNNAPSPKVKGRIIPAPLVKARPRASGVLSPSAAQAMLAKDTPALAGQLSSAQVAALPH, encoded by the coding sequence ATGGAACTCATTCTATTTGCCATGATCAGCCTAATTGTTATTGTTGGTATGCTTGCTAGCCGCTTAAACGATAATAGTTTCCCCTTTCCTTTCGATCGTAAAACTGCCTTGTTCACTCCCGCAGAAAAAAACTTTCAAAACCTTGTTGAGCAAGCTATGGGCTCAAGATATCGTATTATCAATCGGGTTAAACTTGCCGATATTGTTAGTATTCGCAATGGCGTGTCAAAGCGAGCTGGCCAAACCGCGTCAAACAATGCCAATAGTAAGTATTTAGATTTTGTTATTTGTGAACGCGATAGCATGAAGTTGTTAGGTGTAATCGATTTAGTCGACACCCAAGGTAAAGGCTACAAAGTTAAAAAAGACTGGTTTGTTAGCGGTGCGCTTGAAGCAGCTGCCATTCCACATATTCGTATTAAAGTTAAGCCAAATTACACCATCGATGAAATTCGTGCTTGTATTAACAGTCGTATATTAGGCAATAATGCACCTTCACCAAAAGTGAAAGGCCGAATTATTCCAGCACCTTTAGTTAAAGCTCGCCCAAGAGCATCGGGAGTATTGTCTCCATCAGCGGCGCAAGCAATGTTGGCAAAAGATACACCAGCCTTGGCTGGACAGCTTTCATCTGCTCAAGTTGCCGCACTTCCTCACTAA